In Corynebacterium guangdongense, one DNA window encodes the following:
- the rplP gene encoding 50S ribosomal protein L16, which yields MLIPKRVKYRRQHRPTRSGMSKGGNTIQYGDFAIQALEPAYITNRQIEASRIAINRHVKRGGKVWINIFPDRPLTQKPLGVRMGSGKGPVEKWVANVKPGRILFEMSYPDEATAVEALRRAAQKLPCKVRIIKKEDQY from the coding sequence ATGCTTATCCCTAAGCGCGTCAAGTACCGTCGCCAGCACCGTCCGACCCGTTCGGGCATGTCCAAGGGCGGCAACACCATTCAGTACGGTGACTTCGCCATCCAGGCTCTCGAGCCGGCGTACATCACCAACCGTCAGATCGAGGCGTCCCGTATCGCCATCAACCGCCACGTCAAGCGTGGTGGCAAGGTCTGGATCAACATCTTCCCGGATCGTCCGCTGACCCAGAAGCCGCTCGGCGTGCGTATGGGTTCCGGTAAGGGCCCGGTCGAGAAGTGGGTCGCTAACGTCAAGCCGGGCCGCATCCTCTTCGAGATGTCCTACCCGGATGAGGCAACCGCCGTTGAGGCTCTGCGTCGCGCAGCTCAGAAGCTGCCGTGCAAGGTCCGCATCATCAAGAAGGAGGACCAGTACTAA
- the rpmC gene encoding 50S ribosomal protein L29, whose amino-acid sequence MAAGTPASEFRELSNEDLNARLADAKEELFNLRFQLATGQLTNNRRIGTVKRDIARLLTVLRERELGLSAVPGADQ is encoded by the coding sequence ATGGCTGCCGGTACCCCCGCATCCGAGTTCCGTGAACTCTCCAACGAGGACCTGAACGCCCGCCTGGCTGACGCCAAGGAAGAGCTGTTCAACCTCCGCTTCCAGCTGGCCACTGGTCAGCTGACCAACAACCGCCGCATCGGCACCGTCAAGCGCGACATCGCCCGTCTGCTCACCGTTCTGCGTGAGCGCGAGCTGGGTCTGTCCGCAGTTCCGGGAGCTGATCAGTAA
- the rpsQ gene encoding 30S ribosomal protein S17, translating to MSEANVTETNADERGARKVRTGIVVSDKMDKTIVVEIEDRKRHTLYGKIMRQTTKVKAHDEEGIAGIGDRVRIQETRPLSKDKHHELVEIVEKAK from the coding sequence ATGAGCGAGGCTAACGTGACTGAGACCAACGCTGACGAGCGTGGCGCACGTAAGGTGCGCACCGGCATCGTCGTGTCCGACAAGATGGACAAGACCATCGTCGTTGAGATCGAGGACCGCAAGCGTCACACGCTGTACGGCAAGATCATGCGCCAGACCACCAAGGTCAAGGCACACGATGAGGAAGGCATCGCCGGCATCGGCGACCGCGTCCGCATCCAGGAGACCCGTCCGCTGTCCAAGGACAAGCACCACGAGCTCGTCGAGATCGTGGAGAAGGCCAAGTAA
- a CDS encoding type II secretion system F family protein, with product MTIAVEAGLGFDAAMARAAHNGKGALAQELARTLQDIQIGRSRRQAFEGLAQRTTVVDLRRFVRAVIQADQYGISVAQVLRTQANEMRLKRRQRAEAKAQQLPVKVLAPVMLCILPVLFIVIMGPAVMSMVEVFSEL from the coding sequence ATGACCATCGCGGTGGAGGCCGGCCTCGGCTTCGACGCCGCGATGGCGCGCGCGGCCCACAACGGGAAGGGCGCGCTGGCGCAGGAGCTCGCCCGCACCCTGCAGGACATCCAGATCGGCCGCTCGCGTCGACAAGCCTTCGAGGGCCTGGCGCAACGCACGACGGTGGTGGACCTGCGGCGCTTCGTCCGGGCGGTCATTCAGGCGGACCAGTACGGCATCTCCGTCGCGCAGGTGCTGCGCACGCAGGCCAACGAGATGCGGCTCAAGCGCCGGCAGCGGGCCGAGGCCAAGGCACAGCAGCTGCCCGTCAAGGTGCTGGCGCCGGTCATGCTGTGCATCCTGCCGGTGCTGTTCATCGTCATCATGGGGCCGGCCGTGATGAGCATGGTGGAGGTGTTTTCCGAGCTGTGA
- a CDS encoding prepilin peptidase — protein MSVLVTVLAAGLAAVAAELLSGQLRTYIPQPAGWVRSRPHVLLAALAGAGAAVLAEGWGELIAFTAAAVGGALLVVIDLAVHRLPDRIVGATLLALLGGLLVAAAGGETGWEQWGRALLAGAALFGGYFLLAWIAPAGLGLGDVKFAAVIGVFLGWFGWQQVAAGTLLAFAFNAVVAVGVLVSRRGGRGTDIPFGPWMVAGAVAAVILLGS, from the coding sequence GTGAGCGTCCTCGTCACTGTCCTCGCGGCGGGGCTGGCCGCAGTCGCCGCCGAACTGCTCTCCGGCCAGCTCCGCACGTACATTCCGCAGCCGGCGGGGTGGGTGCGGTCGCGGCCCCACGTGCTGCTCGCGGCCCTGGCGGGCGCCGGCGCCGCCGTACTGGCCGAGGGCTGGGGCGAGCTGATCGCCTTCACCGCGGCCGCGGTGGGTGGTGCGCTGCTGGTCGTCATCGACCTGGCGGTGCACCGGCTGCCGGACCGCATCGTCGGGGCGACCCTGCTGGCGCTCTTGGGTGGACTGCTGGTCGCGGCCGCCGGGGGAGAAACCGGGTGGGAGCAGTGGGGCCGGGCCCTGCTGGCCGGAGCGGCCCTGTTCGGCGGGTACTTCCTGCTCGCCTGGATAGCGCCTGCGGGACTGGGCCTGGGCGACGTGAAATTCGCCGCGGTGATCGGCGTCTTCCTCGGCTGGTTCGGCTGGCAGCAGGTGGCGGCGGGGACGCTGCTCGCCTTCGCCTTCAACGCCGTCGTCGCCGTCGGGGTGCTGGTGAGCAGGCGCGGCGGACGCGGCACGGACATCCCCTTCGGCCCCTGGATGGTCGCCGGGGCCGTGGCCGCGGTCATTCTCCTCGGCAGCTGA
- a CDS encoding GTPase: MRLRKATLPERLEALAAAADLAEGILPGHRLAELRRVAASATERRELSDTHTVVGFFGATGSGKTSLFNAVVGEDLGLAAARRPTTSSPLAAVWHPDGSAALLDWLGVEDRRPREGDFSPKAGPLILLDLPDFDSVEAANRVIAEKLAGQVDVLVWVTDPEKYADAVIHDEFIRPHARHAAVTLAVLNKSDRLAPEEVVDVTHHLGQLLHDDGLSGVKVVATSAATGAGIEALRGAISKVAAGRQAAQARIEADIEAVTADLLDAPATRDAPRDAKKQLDEALARAAGAEGVAEVTAAAYRRRLGRRTGWLLTSWIGRLRADPLRRLGLTEAADETGVHHSSRPAISASATAVANKAVRTYAERLGSDLPPAWGEVLSERAEAVAVEVPELLDRAVARTTLPAEPSRAWSVVTVIQWLALLGALVGVGWYLVAAFLPGALAPLLGDDIIPETHGWPIPTLLILGGLLLGLVLGMVTGVFGGLIGASVKRRTRRGVRRHVAEESARHVERPLLEVRERHAQFREAASLAYGRR; the protein is encoded by the coding sequence ATGCGACTGCGCAAAGCCACCCTCCCCGAACGCCTCGAGGCCCTGGCCGCCGCCGCCGATCTGGCCGAGGGGATCCTGCCCGGGCACCGGCTCGCCGAGCTGCGCCGCGTAGCCGCCTCCGCCACCGAGCGCCGCGAGCTCTCCGACACCCACACCGTCGTCGGCTTCTTCGGCGCCACCGGCTCCGGCAAGACCTCCCTGTTCAACGCCGTCGTCGGCGAGGACCTGGGTCTGGCCGCCGCCCGGCGTCCGACGACCTCCTCTCCCCTGGCCGCGGTCTGGCACCCGGACGGTTCCGCCGCCCTGCTGGACTGGCTCGGCGTCGAGGATCGCCGCCCCCGCGAGGGCGACTTCTCCCCCAAGGCCGGCCCGCTCATCCTGCTCGACCTGCCCGACTTCGACTCCGTCGAGGCCGCCAACCGCGTCATCGCGGAAAAGCTCGCCGGCCAGGTCGACGTCCTGGTGTGGGTCACCGACCCGGAGAAGTACGCTGACGCCGTCATCCACGACGAGTTCATCCGCCCGCACGCGCGCCATGCCGCGGTCACGCTGGCCGTACTCAACAAGTCCGACCGGCTCGCCCCGGAGGAGGTCGTAGACGTCACCCATCACCTCGGCCAGCTGCTCCACGACGACGGGCTGAGCGGGGTCAAGGTCGTGGCGACCTCAGCTGCCACCGGCGCCGGGATCGAGGCGCTGCGGGGCGCGATCTCGAAGGTCGCCGCCGGCCGACAGGCCGCGCAGGCCCGCATCGAGGCCGACATCGAGGCGGTCACCGCGGATCTCCTCGACGCGCCGGCCACGCGGGACGCCCCGAGGGACGCGAAGAAGCAGCTCGACGAGGCGCTGGCCCGGGCCGCCGGCGCCGAGGGCGTCGCCGAGGTCACCGCCGCCGCCTATCGACGCCGCCTGGGCCGGCGCACCGGGTGGCTGCTGACCTCCTGGATCGGCCGGCTCCGCGCCGATCCCCTGCGCCGCCTCGGCCTGACCGAGGCCGCCGACGAGACCGGGGTGCACCACTCCTCCCGCCCGGCGATCAGCGCCTCGGCCACCGCCGTGGCCAACAAGGCCGTGCGCACCTACGCCGAACGCCTCGGCTCCGACCTGCCGCCCGCGTGGGGCGAGGTGCTCAGCGAGCGGGCCGAGGCCGTCGCCGTCGAGGTCCCGGAGCTGCTCGACCGCGCCGTCGCCCGCACGACCCTGCCCGCCGAGCCCTCCCGGGCCTGGTCCGTGGTCACCGTGATCCAGTGGCTGGCGCTGCTCGGGGCGCTGGTCGGCGTGGGCTGGTACCTGGTCGCCGCCTTCCTGCCGGGCGCGCTCGCCCCCCTGCTCGGCGACGACATCATCCCCGAGACCCACGGCTGGCCGATCCCGACGCTGCTCATCCTCGGCGGGCTCCTGCTGGGCCTCGTCCTGGGCATGGTCACCGGGGTCTTCGGCGGCCTCATCGGGGCCAGCGTGAAGCGGCGCACCCGCCGCGGGGTCCGCCGACACGTCGCCGAGGAGTCCGCCCGGCACGTCGAGCGGCCGCTGCTCGAGGTCCGCGAGCGCCACGCACAGTTCCGCGAGGCGGCCTCGCTGGCCTACGGGCGTCGATAA
- a CDS encoding ABC transporter gives MGRVTVAIPDPLDTLRTTVADLSFPTDAVAARERVAVVRQLDDYILPRLANLDAPLLAVTGGSTGSGKSTLVNALIGEAITTPGVIRPTTRQPVLVAHPDDLPWFASTRILPELSRERGPAGDPTSTSSLRLATSENLTPGLALLDAPDFDSVAEANRELSSQLLAAADLWMFVTTPSRYADQVVWNFLGDAAARDLAVVVVLNRVDDDAAATVPEDLRRMMAEQGLADAELFLVPDAGHIDGELPPAMVAGLRDHLQHLARDTAARRQVAGRTLVGALTTLTSRIDALALARARDEELAGQIQAAVDEHYAAAHEAVIDATSDGNLLRTEVLQRWQDVVGTSDVMRSIESWFSRTLDRIGNALRGRPEPAEEVKEEIESGLHAVIVDAADTAAARSWQSLGSLAPTLRGAADPSLARAGAHASEEAAALIRAWQANLVSTIQETAGDKRQRARLMSLGLNVLTVALMLVVFASTAGLTGGELAIAGGSAVIAQRLLETVFGEDNVRRMAARAREDLSVRLDAFLAGEAERYEQITGGLLAGAGSVELRDATTAALEHANRKAGQ, from the coding sequence ATGGGGAGGGTGACCGTCGCGATTCCCGATCCCCTCGACACCCTGCGCACCACCGTCGCAGACCTGTCGTTCCCGACCGACGCCGTCGCCGCCAGGGAACGCGTCGCCGTCGTGCGCCAGCTCGACGACTACATCCTCCCCCGGCTCGCCAACCTCGATGCGCCCCTGCTGGCGGTGACCGGCGGCTCCACCGGCTCGGGTAAGTCCACGCTGGTCAACGCGCTGATCGGCGAGGCGATCACCACGCCCGGCGTCATCCGCCCGACCACCCGCCAGCCGGTCCTCGTCGCCCACCCGGACGACCTGCCCTGGTTCGCCTCCACCCGCATCCTGCCGGAGTTGTCCCGGGAGCGGGGCCCGGCCGGGGATCCGACGTCGACAAGCTCCCTGCGCCTGGCGACCTCGGAAAACCTCACCCCGGGCCTGGCGCTTCTCGACGCCCCCGACTTCGATTCCGTCGCCGAGGCCAACCGCGAACTCTCCAGCCAGCTGCTCGCCGCCGCCGACCTGTGGATGTTCGTGACCACGCCCTCGCGCTACGCGGACCAGGTGGTGTGGAATTTCCTCGGGGACGCCGCCGCCCGCGACCTGGCCGTGGTCGTCGTCCTCAACCGCGTCGACGACGACGCCGCCGCGACCGTCCCCGAGGACCTGCGCCGCATGATGGCGGAGCAGGGGCTTGCCGACGCCGAACTCTTCCTCGTCCCCGACGCCGGACACATCGACGGGGAACTTCCCCCGGCGATGGTCGCCGGGCTGCGCGATCATCTGCAGCACCTGGCCCGGGACACGGCCGCCCGCCGCCAGGTGGCTGGGCGCACCCTGGTCGGGGCGCTGACCACGCTGACGTCGCGCATCGACGCCCTGGCGTTGGCCCGCGCCCGGGACGAGGAGCTGGCCGGCCAGATCCAGGCCGCCGTGGACGAGCACTACGCCGCCGCCCACGAGGCCGTCATCGACGCCACCAGCGACGGCAACCTCCTGCGCACGGAAGTCCTGCAGCGCTGGCAGGACGTCGTCGGCACCTCGGACGTCATGCGCAGCATCGAGAGTTGGTTCTCCCGGACGCTCGACCGGATCGGCAACGCCCTGCGCGGCCGGCCGGAACCGGCCGAGGAGGTCAAGGAGGAGATCGAATCCGGCCTCCACGCCGTCATCGTCGACGCCGCCGACACGGCCGCCGCCCGCTCCTGGCAGTCCCTCGGCTCCCTGGCCCCCACCCTGCGCGGGGCCGCTGATCCCTCACTGGCCCGCGCCGGCGCCCACGCCTCCGAGGAGGCCGCCGCGCTCATCCGCGCCTGGCAGGCGAACCTGGTGAGCACCATCCAGGAGACCGCCGGCGACAAACGCCAGCGCGCCCGCCTCATGTCCCTGGGCCTCAACGTCCTGACGGTGGCGCTCATGCTCGTCGTCTTCGCCTCCACCGCGGGGCTGACCGGCGGCGAACTGGCCATCGCCGGCGGCTCGGCGGTCATCGCCCAGCGCCTGCTCGAGACGGTCTTCGGCGAGGACAACGTCCGTCGCATGGCCGCCCGCGCCCGCGAAGACCTGTCCGTCCGCCTCGACGCCTTCCTCGCCGGGGAGGCGGAGCGCTACGAGCAGATCACCGGCGGGCTCCTCGCCGGCGCCGGTTCCGTCGAGCTGCGCGACGCCACCACCGCCGCCCTCGAGCATGCCAACCGGAAGGCGGGCCAGTGA